A window of Synechococcus sp. MEDNS5 contains these coding sequences:
- a CDS encoding NAD(P) transhydrogenase subunit alpha, with the protein MPILLIPVETAAGETRVAASPETVKKFIALGCRVVLERGAGRTSGFLDEAYAEVGAQLVTPGDSQAWGEADVLLCVQSPSPLDLGRLRRGALVVGLLAPYANVELDAALKSCGLSAMALELLPRISRAQSADALSSQANIAGYKSVLLASAALDRYFPMLMTAAGTVQPARVVVLGAGVAGLQAVATARRLGAVVYVSDIRPAVKEQVESLGARFIDPPEMEDKPAESGGYAKQASDAFLAAQRQQLSDQLAEADVAICTAQVPGRRAPRLISGDMLDRMRPGAVVVDLAVAQGGNCADTIPSQTVDRKGVKLIGANDLPCSVPNHASFLYSKNLLALLQPMLQDSQLTLDLEDELLAGCLISQDGNIRRSDVLTPGAN; encoded by the coding sequence TTGCCCATACTTTTGATCCCGGTGGAGACAGCGGCGGGGGAAACCCGCGTCGCGGCCTCACCGGAAACCGTCAAGAAGTTCATCGCTCTCGGTTGTCGGGTGGTGCTCGAACGGGGAGCCGGACGGACGTCCGGATTTCTCGATGAGGCCTACGCCGAGGTGGGTGCACAGCTTGTGACTCCCGGAGATAGTCAGGCTTGGGGAGAGGCCGACGTGCTGCTGTGCGTCCAATCGCCCTCCCCTCTCGACCTCGGCCGATTGCGCCGTGGTGCGCTGGTGGTTGGGCTACTGGCTCCATACGCCAACGTCGAGCTCGATGCAGCACTGAAGAGCTGCGGCCTCTCCGCCATGGCCCTGGAGCTGCTGCCTCGCATCAGCCGTGCGCAGTCAGCCGATGCGCTGTCTTCACAGGCCAACATCGCCGGTTACAAGTCTGTTCTGCTCGCTTCGGCCGCTCTGGATCGTTACTTCCCGATGCTGATGACCGCTGCCGGCACGGTGCAGCCTGCCCGGGTCGTGGTGCTCGGTGCAGGGGTGGCCGGTCTTCAGGCCGTGGCGACCGCGCGCCGACTGGGTGCTGTGGTCTACGTCAGCGATATCCGTCCTGCGGTGAAGGAGCAGGTGGAATCCCTCGGTGCCCGCTTCATCGACCCTCCCGAGATGGAGGACAAACCCGCCGAGTCGGGTGGTTATGCGAAACAGGCCTCCGATGCCTTTCTTGCGGCACAGCGTCAGCAGCTTTCCGATCAGCTGGCCGAGGCTGATGTGGCCATCTGCACCGCACAGGTGCCAGGTCGGCGTGCACCACGTCTGATCAGTGGGGACATGCTTGATCGCATGCGTCCCGGGGCGGTGGTGGTGGATCTGGCAGTCGCGCAGGGCGGTAACTGCGCCGACACCATTCCCTCCCAGACCGTGGATCGCAAGGGCGTGAAGTTGATCGGTGCCAACGACCTCCCCTGCTCCGTTCCGAACCACGCCAGCTTCCTTTACTCCAAAAACCTGCTGGCGCTGCTGCAGCCCATGCTTCAAGACAGCCAGCTCACCCTCGACCTCGAGGATGAGCTCTTAGCCGGTTGCCTGATCAGTCAGGACGGCAACATCCGCCGCAGCGACGTTCTCACCCCAGGAGCCAACTGA
- a CDS encoding fatty acid desaturase has translation MASATTATSTTRASTPIFNRTSSIETYPSKAELLSALPPELTHYNPIKAWGSLIMSAGLSLAALGIGTQIPLTLQATPLWGLYGIGCGTIAMGCWVLAHECGHNAFHPNRRIEGVVGFLLHSALLVPYYSWARSHSVHHAHCNHLEQGETHVPPRATSLLGQITEQLKRKLNPTLFGIISLFNHLVIGWQLYLLLGATGGEDYGFPTSHFWNGNPFTNGKRNLFPEAFRTLMVRSNIGCLAMITFLIIAAIQSSPLRVLCVYGLPYLVINVWLTTYTWLQHTDQNIPHFSNKTWSWAKGALQTVDRPYGPVLNLLHHGIGSTHVCHHVNSAIPHYNAWRGTALLRQRFPELARYDSTPIPEALWRVATRCGGAVYKNSCDEAYYF, from the coding sequence TTGGCATCGGCAACCACGGCGACCTCCACCACTCGCGCATCAACACCCATCTTCAACCGCACCTCCTCAATAGAAACTTATCCAAGCAAGGCTGAACTCCTCAGCGCATTACCGCCGGAGCTCACTCATTACAACCCCATCAAAGCGTGGGGAAGCCTGATCATGTCGGCAGGCCTGTCTCTTGCTGCTTTAGGGATCGGAACGCAAATTCCCCTCACCCTCCAAGCCACTCCGCTGTGGGGGCTTTACGGCATCGGTTGCGGCACCATCGCCATGGGCTGCTGGGTCTTGGCCCACGAATGTGGCCACAACGCGTTTCACCCGAACCGACGCATTGAAGGCGTCGTTGGATTCCTGCTTCACAGCGCACTGCTGGTGCCTTACTACAGCTGGGCGCGCAGCCACAGCGTTCACCACGCCCACTGCAATCACCTTGAGCAAGGAGAAACCCACGTGCCTCCGCGGGCCACATCGCTTCTAGGTCAAATCACAGAACAACTCAAAAGGAAGCTGAACCCAACATTGTTTGGGATCATTTCTCTGTTCAATCATTTAGTGATCGGCTGGCAGCTCTACCTGCTTCTTGGAGCCACTGGCGGAGAAGACTATGGATTTCCTACGTCTCACTTCTGGAATGGCAATCCATTCACAAACGGAAAGCGAAATCTCTTCCCTGAAGCATTTCGCACTTTGATGGTGCGATCCAACATCGGCTGCCTGGCGATGATCACCTTTCTCATCATCGCCGCTATTCAATCGTCTCCATTACGTGTGCTATGCGTGTATGGATTGCCATACCTGGTGATCAATGTATGGCTCACCACTTATACCTGGCTACAACACACCGACCAGAACATTCCTCATTTTTCCAATAAAACATGGTCGTGGGCGAAGGGAGCGCTGCAAACGGTTGATCGCCCCTACGGCCCGGTCCTCAATCTGCTGCACCACGGCATTGGATCCACCCATGTTTGCCACCATGTGAATTCCGCCATTCCTCACTACAACGCCTGGCGGGGCACCGCATTACTCAGACAACGGTTTCCTGAATTGGCGCGCTACGACTCCACACCAATCCCAGAAGCGCTTTGGAGAGTCGCAACTCGATGTGGCGGCGCTGTGTATAAAAATTCTTGCGATGAAGCTTACTATTTTTAG
- a CDS encoding pseudouridine synthase produces MGRGPASLLRRPFLTLLLHKPFGVLSQFTREPGSRWGCLADWVDVPNVYAAGRLDADSEGLLILTENGRLQQRLTDPRFGHWRTYWVQVEGLADDVQLAALEQGLVIKGQRTRPARASSLDPSLWRELPERTPPIRERRSIPTSWLSISLREGRNRQIRRMTAAVGLPTLRLIRRSVDLMDGDPPLSIEGLASGQWRPVKPPEQERLKALLRTEGARR; encoded by the coding sequence CTGGGGAGAGGCCCTGCTTCTCTGCTTCGGAGGCCATTCCTGACCCTGCTGCTGCACAAGCCGTTCGGGGTTCTCAGTCAATTCACCCGAGAGCCCGGCAGCCGCTGGGGCTGTCTGGCCGACTGGGTTGACGTGCCGAATGTGTACGCAGCCGGCCGGCTGGACGCGGACAGTGAAGGATTGCTGATCCTCACCGAGAACGGACGCCTGCAGCAACGGCTCACCGACCCCCGTTTCGGCCACTGGCGAACCTATTGGGTGCAGGTGGAAGGTCTTGCGGACGACGTCCAACTGGCTGCCCTGGAACAAGGGTTGGTGATCAAAGGCCAGCGCACCCGTCCGGCCCGGGCGTCATCCCTCGACCCAAGTCTCTGGCGTGAACTGCCGGAGCGAACACCTCCCATCCGCGAGCGCCGCTCCATTCCCACCTCCTGGCTCAGCATCAGCCTGCGCGAAGGCCGCAACCGCCAAATCAGGCGGATGACGGCTGCCGTGGGACTGCCGACCCTGCGCTTGATTCGCCGCAGCGTCGATCTAATGGACGGTGACCCTCCTCTCAGCATTGAGGGCCTGGCATCCGGGCAATGGAGACCGGTCAAGCCGCCAGAACAGGAGCGGCTCAAAGCCTTGCTCAGGACCGAGGGAGCACGCCGGTGA
- a CDS encoding EF-1 guanine nucleotide exchange domain-containing protein produces MGLTAIECPDGVCHSHHGGHAVERDAMEKLLADHGREWCERLAERIYEMSVDTFSQTVMPSLHAAGWQRRHLDWEFKLSEQDSEPDRTLVDGIINATESFLRSSEVHRLFIQELVQGTFDEASDDHLRSQAVRQLIEEEILGLLESQRDQLLQRLTNRLLEPAGGRMDRAHQAAEDGLVEVERLLCNHTESL; encoded by the coding sequence ATGGGACTCACAGCGATCGAATGCCCAGACGGCGTTTGCCATAGCCATCACGGCGGCCACGCCGTTGAGCGCGATGCCATGGAAAAGCTGTTGGCCGACCATGGCCGTGAATGGTGCGAACGGCTGGCCGAGCGCATCTACGAAATGTCTGTGGATACCTTTTCCCAGACCGTGATGCCCAGCCTCCATGCCGCCGGATGGCAGCGACGCCACTTGGACTGGGAGTTCAAGCTGAGTGAACAGGATTCAGAACCTGACCGCACCCTGGTCGACGGCATTATCAATGCCACGGAAAGCTTTCTGCGCAGCAGTGAGGTGCACCGCCTGTTCATTCAGGAGCTGGTTCAGGGCACGTTTGATGAGGCGTCTGACGACCACCTGCGCAGCCAGGCTGTGCGCCAGCTGATCGAGGAAGAGATTCTTGGACTGCTGGAATCGCAACGGGATCAGCTTCTCCAGCGGCTCACCAACCGTTTGCTAGAGCCTGCAGGAGGACGGATGGACCGTGCCCATCAGGCGGCCGAAGATGGACTTGTGGAAGTGGAGCGGCTGCTCTGCAACCACACCGAATCGCTCTGA
- the infA gene encoding translation initiation factor IF-1, with the protein MIETSGVIEKEQGNGFYLVTLEQPAGHQCLCRAAGKLTKFRIKLLAGDKVLVEISPYDLTRGRITYRERNAGAPGGRPGGNRPGGPRRR; encoded by the coding sequence ATGATTGAAACCTCGGGTGTAATTGAAAAAGAGCAGGGCAACGGGTTCTACCTGGTCACCCTCGAGCAGCCCGCAGGTCATCAATGCCTCTGCCGTGCGGCTGGCAAGCTCACCAAATTCAGGATCAAACTCCTCGCCGGTGACAAGGTGCTGGTGGAGATCAGTCCTTATGACCTCACCCGAGGACGGATCACCTACCGGGAACGCAATGCCGGCGCACCAGGTGGTCGTCCCGGTGGCAACCGCCCCGGGGGACCTCGCCGCCGTTGA
- a CDS encoding Nif11-like leader peptide family natural product precursor, translating to MSESALAAFASLVQSDSQMREQVRQAGSPQHVVDLAKEQGHEFTQATMLKMQAEKMKHLHDDHLNKASSWGEALLLCFGGHS from the coding sequence GTGTCCGAATCAGCCCTCGCTGCCTTTGCATCCCTGGTGCAGTCTGATTCTCAGATGAGAGAGCAGGTCAGACAAGCCGGAAGCCCCCAGCATGTGGTGGATCTAGCCAAGGAGCAGGGTCACGAGTTCACCCAGGCAACAATGTTGAAAATGCAGGCCGAAAAAATGAAGCACCTGCATGACGACCATCTGAACAAGGCCTCCAGCTGGGGAGAGGCCCTGCTTCTCTGCTTCGGAGGCCATTCCTGA
- a CDS encoding NAD(P) transhydrogenase subunit alpha, with translation METSFVEFLWVLLLGSLLGLELIGKVPPTLHTPLMSGANAISGITVLAALTAIIRSGDNLVLLILGAVSLGFALFNVIGGFLVTDRMLAMFSRKPARKENR, from the coding sequence ATGGAAACAAGCTTTGTGGAGTTCCTCTGGGTGCTGCTGCTTGGCAGCCTTCTGGGACTGGAACTGATCGGCAAGGTGCCACCTACCTTGCACACTCCGCTGATGAGCGGGGCCAATGCCATCTCAGGCATCACCGTGCTGGCCGCGCTCACCGCGATCATCCGCTCCGGGGACAACCTGGTGCTGCTGATTCTTGGGGCCGTATCCCTGGGCTTTGCACTCTTCAACGTGATCGGGGGGTTCCTGGTCACCGATCGCATGCTGGCCATGTTCAGCCGTAAGCCCGCCCGCAAGGAGAACCGCTGA
- a CDS encoding alpha/beta hydrolase: MTASYANHSDNPHLLRQLGVAPYRQRFPWIGGDLQTLRDTLRPVGLPPDCGEPIPIAVPALASGAAAAGELLAFLDRPHPSFVLQGEPPRALVLLLHGLGGSSRREGLRRLGLALQNSGFAVLRLNLRGADPGRHLAGGTYAAHCNSDLLPVIQRARQLCSELVAPARPLALFGAGVSLGGTMLLNACMASVEERATHGWQGHAPLLDALFCASSPLDLAACSASIERPRNRVYQRWLLQRLVRQTLADPFGVSAQEQQQLTGEPPRSIRAFDAAVTAPRWGFSSVDDYYAGASPLRHLLAASVPIPPTLILQALDDPWVPATSAIQLQTIGVADGLRASRRRLEVLLTAKGGHNGFHAPGDSLLQGCWSDRLACAWFNHEIET; this comes from the coding sequence TTGACGGCTTCGTACGCCAATCATTCAGACAACCCCCACCTGTTGCGGCAGCTGGGGGTAGCTCCCTATCGACAACGTTTTCCCTGGATCGGAGGAGACCTTCAGACCCTGCGCGACACGCTCCGCCCTGTCGGGCTTCCTCCTGACTGTGGGGAACCGATTCCGATCGCTGTTCCTGCTCTGGCCAGTGGCGCCGCAGCCGCTGGTGAGTTGCTGGCGTTTCTGGATCGCCCTCATCCCAGCTTCGTCCTGCAAGGCGAACCTCCCCGAGCGCTGGTGCTTCTGTTGCATGGTCTCGGCGGCTCCAGTCGCCGCGAGGGCCTGAGGCGTCTTGGTCTAGCCCTCCAGAACAGCGGCTTCGCGGTGCTTAGGCTGAATCTGCGCGGAGCGGATCCCGGCCGCCATCTTGCTGGTGGCACCTACGCCGCTCACTGCAACAGTGATCTTCTTCCGGTGATCCAACGCGCGCGCCAGTTGTGTAGCGAGTTGGTCGCCCCTGCCAGGCCATTGGCCCTGTTTGGGGCCGGAGTGTCCCTGGGTGGCACCATGCTTCTCAATGCCTGCATGGCCAGCGTGGAGGAGAGAGCAACGCATGGCTGGCAAGGCCATGCACCGCTGTTGGATGCTCTGTTCTGCGCCAGCAGTCCCTTGGATCTTGCTGCTTGCAGTGCCTCCATCGAACGTCCGCGCAATCGCGTGTATCAGCGTTGGCTTCTGCAGCGCCTTGTGCGCCAGACGCTGGCTGACCCCTTCGGCGTCAGTGCCCAAGAGCAGCAGCAACTCACTGGTGAACCGCCCCGCTCGATTCGTGCCTTTGATGCGGCGGTGACGGCACCACGTTGGGGCTTCTCGTCTGTTGATGACTACTACGCCGGTGCTTCACCCTTGCGGCACCTTTTGGCGGCATCGGTACCAATCCCTCCAACCTTGATCTTGCAGGCCCTTGATGACCCTTGGGTGCCAGCGACCTCTGCGATCCAACTCCAAACCATTGGGGTCGCTGATGGCTTGCGCGCGAGTCGACGCCGCCTTGAGGTGTTGTTGACGGCCAAGGGAGGCCACAATGGCTTCCATGCACCCGGTGACAGTCTCCTTCAAGGGTGTTGGTCTGACCGCTTGGCTTGTGCCTGGTTCAACCATGAGATTGAGACCTAA
- the trxB gene encoding thioredoxin-disulfide reductase, with amino-acid sequence MAVENLVIVGSGPAGYTAAIYAARANLNPLLITGFQRGGIPGGQLMTTTHVENFPGFPDGVLGPELMDLMKAQAERWGTRLLEADADRIDLSQRPYRIEADGDTIETQALIIATGASANRLSLPNEERFWSQGISACAICDGATPQFRNEELAVVGGGDSACEEAVYLTKYGSHVHLLVRSDRLRASAAMADRVQANPQITVHWNTQVADAEGEEWLSGLRLHRRDSGLEEHLPVRGMFYAIGHTPNTELVRDQLHCDGTGYLITQPGRPETSKEGVFAAGDVADAEWRQGITAAGSGCQAALAAERWLSHNDLAQLIKRDQAEPAKADTPKATAETTESSYDPDALWQKGSYALRKLYHDSQRPLLVVYTSPSCGPCHVLKPQLKRVLDELGGRAQGIEIDIEADQAIAEQAGVNGTPTVQLFHDKELKQQWRGVKQRSEFMASIRSLLPEG; translated from the coding sequence ATGGCGGTCGAAAATCTGGTGATCGTGGGGTCTGGCCCTGCTGGTTACACCGCAGCCATTTATGCCGCCCGCGCCAACCTCAATCCGCTTCTGATCACGGGGTTCCAACGGGGTGGAATTCCTGGTGGGCAGTTGATGACCACCACCCATGTGGAAAATTTCCCAGGGTTTCCCGATGGGGTGCTGGGCCCTGAACTGATGGACCTGATGAAGGCCCAAGCCGAGCGTTGGGGAACGCGCCTGCTGGAGGCTGATGCAGACCGAATCGACCTGAGCCAGAGGCCCTACAGAATCGAAGCCGACGGAGATACCATCGAAACCCAGGCTCTGATCATCGCCACTGGCGCGAGCGCCAATCGCCTGAGCCTCCCGAATGAAGAACGTTTCTGGAGCCAGGGAATCAGCGCATGCGCCATCTGCGATGGCGCGACGCCCCAGTTCCGCAACGAGGAATTGGCCGTGGTGGGCGGCGGTGACTCCGCCTGCGAGGAGGCTGTTTACCTAACCAAATACGGAAGCCATGTGCACCTACTGGTGCGTTCTGACCGCTTGCGAGCCAGTGCCGCCATGGCCGACCGGGTGCAGGCCAACCCCCAGATCACCGTCCACTGGAACACCCAGGTGGCCGACGCCGAAGGCGAGGAATGGCTCAGTGGGTTACGGCTCCATCGACGGGACAGCGGCTTGGAGGAGCACCTCCCAGTGAGGGGAATGTTCTACGCCATCGGACACACACCAAACACCGAGTTGGTGCGTGATCAGCTCCATTGCGACGGCACCGGTTATCTGATCACCCAGCCAGGACGCCCGGAAACCTCCAAAGAGGGTGTGTTCGCGGCGGGAGACGTCGCGGATGCGGAGTGGCGCCAAGGCATCACCGCCGCTGGCAGCGGCTGCCAGGCGGCCCTGGCCGCCGAGCGATGGCTCAGCCACAACGACCTGGCCCAACTGATCAAGCGCGATCAGGCCGAGCCCGCCAAGGCAGACACACCCAAAGCCACAGCGGAAACCACGGAATCCAGCTACGACCCGGATGCGCTCTGGCAGAAGGGAAGTTATGCCCTTAGAAAGCTGTACCACGACAGCCAGCGGCCGCTTCTGGTTGTCTACACATCCCCAAGCTGCGGCCCCTGCCACGTGCTGAAGCCACAACTCAAGCGTGTGCTCGACGAACTTGGAGGGCGCGCCCAGGGGATCGAAATCGACATCGAAGCCGACCAGGCCATCGCTGAACAAGCCGGCGTGAATGGCACACCAACCGTGCAGCTTTTTCACGACAAAGAGCTCAAGCAGCAGTGGCGGGGAGTGAAGCAGCGCAGCGAGTTCATGGCCTCGATTCGCTCACTTCTGCCTGAGGGCTGA
- a CDS encoding NAD(P)(+) transhydrogenase (Re/Si-specific) subunit beta, with protein sequence MEFLKYAVELVAVLLLALGIKGLSKVRSARSANQLAAVAMALAVLGLLINYLGTSGISAAAWTWIITGTLIGGVLGAITAQRVPMTSMPETVALFNGCGGMSSLLVALAAAFFPRQLEAAGLVAVVSIVISVFVGSITFTGSIVAMAKLQGWLSTPAWMQSKARHVVNIALAVASLVAAIKLITDGNGTQGLWLLVVASGLLGIGVTLPIGGADMPVVISLLNSYSGVAAAAAGFVVGSQLLIVAGAMVGAAGLILTQVMCNGMNRSLVSVLFGGALGASAASGGGGEYTNITSCSVEECALTLEAAERVVIVPGYGLAVAQAQHTLREVTRSLEAAGIQVDYAIHPVAGRMPGHMNVLLAEADVPYEQLKEMDVINPEFPATDVVLVLGANDVVNPQAKSDPNSPLYGMPVLDVQQARTVFVVKRGMSAGYSGIKNDLFDLANTSMVFGDAKKVLGDLLGELKELGVGKK encoded by the coding sequence ATGGAATTTCTCAAGTACGCCGTTGAACTGGTTGCCGTTCTGCTGCTCGCTTTGGGCATCAAGGGCTTGTCGAAAGTGCGTTCTGCCCGCAGTGCCAACCAGCTGGCGGCTGTGGCGATGGCCCTGGCTGTTCTGGGCCTTCTGATCAACTACCTGGGTACATCAGGCATTTCGGCTGCGGCCTGGACGTGGATCATCACCGGCACGCTGATCGGCGGCGTTCTCGGTGCGATCACGGCTCAGCGGGTTCCAATGACCTCCATGCCGGAAACGGTGGCGCTGTTCAACGGCTGTGGTGGTATGTCATCGCTGCTCGTGGCCCTTGCCGCAGCCTTCTTCCCACGCCAGCTCGAAGCCGCGGGGCTGGTCGCTGTGGTGTCCATCGTGATTTCCGTGTTCGTTGGTTCCATCACCTTCACCGGATCGATCGTGGCCATGGCCAAGCTCCAGGGCTGGCTGTCCACGCCCGCCTGGATGCAGAGCAAGGCCCGTCATGTGGTCAACATCGCTCTTGCTGTGGCCTCCCTCGTGGCGGCCATCAAGCTGATCACTGATGGAAACGGCACCCAGGGGCTGTGGCTGCTGGTGGTGGCCTCCGGTCTGCTGGGGATCGGCGTCACCTTGCCCATCGGCGGCGCAGACATGCCCGTGGTGATTTCACTGTTGAACAGTTATTCCGGTGTGGCGGCAGCCGCTGCTGGTTTCGTGGTGGGGAGCCAGTTGCTGATCGTGGCGGGTGCGATGGTCGGCGCCGCCGGCCTGATCCTCACCCAGGTGATGTGCAACGGCATGAACCGTTCGCTGGTGTCGGTGCTCTTTGGCGGTGCTCTGGGCGCAAGTGCTGCATCCGGAGGTGGTGGTGAGTACACCAACATCACCAGTTGCAGTGTGGAGGAATGTGCTCTCACCCTGGAGGCTGCTGAGCGGGTGGTGATCGTGCCCGGTTACGGCCTTGCCGTCGCCCAGGCTCAGCACACTCTGCGTGAGGTCACGCGTTCATTGGAGGCTGCCGGTATCCAGGTGGATTACGCCATTCACCCCGTGGCTGGTCGCATGCCGGGTCACATGAATGTGCTGCTTGCTGAGGCCGATGTGCCCTACGAGCAGCTCAAAGAGATGGATGTGATCAACCCCGAGTTCCCCGCCACCGACGTTGTTCTCGTGCTTGGTGCCAACGATGTGGTCAATCCCCAGGCGAAGAGCGATCCCAACTCACCGCTCTACGGCATGCCGGTGCTCGATGTGCAGCAGGCCCGCACCGTGTTCGTTGTCAAGCGGGGCATGAGCGCCGGCTACTCCGGCATCAAGAACGACCTGTTCGACCTGGCTAACACCTCCATGGTGTTTGGTGATGCCAAGAAGGTGCTGGGCGATTTGCTGGGCGAGCTCAAAGAGCTTGGTGTCGGCAAGAAGTGA
- a CDS encoding DEAD/DEAH box helicase codes for MLRRRLDPVAPGTRDVLIHAGPGAGKTLGALLAFQAMQREGRFSRVLVFCHRTSILEQWQRAAERLGLHLQPWNGPGSAPLQADGWLVSYQGAGRQSEALKAELALWSDGEHLAIADEAHHLGVEPEEPEGPVWGRTFLDLSQRARLRLGLTGTPFRADNLAFCAARRVEVEEAGERMEQIQPDLSVEPRELIAAGDVRPLEFRFQDGWVEHSQDGQPDREVSPLSSEQRESWRARNLRRAIRLADSSSIALQLLLRARTQLERVRQHHPRAAGLVIARDIDHARTISSLLEEQGDRVDLVHSQDPGASDRLNRFERGDADWLVSIDMCAEGFDAPRLRVVAYLTTVATRSRFIQGITRAVRLCGERASKEAIPRDPSFVFAPADPLLMQYARNWSLTEPYRIAAPAEPRIAEETGQGGAWRGPSLPLEAVGDGAGAVIRVRTPELPKFLQR; via the coding sequence CTGCTGCGCCGACGCCTGGATCCAGTTGCTCCGGGAACGCGGGATGTGCTGATCCATGCGGGGCCGGGTGCTGGTAAGACCCTCGGCGCCCTGCTGGCCTTCCAGGCGATGCAGCGGGAAGGGCGTTTCAGTCGTGTGCTCGTGTTCTGTCACCGCACCTCGATCCTCGAGCAATGGCAACGGGCAGCGGAGCGCCTGGGACTGCACCTACAGCCCTGGAACGGTCCTGGCAGTGCCCCACTCCAGGCCGACGGCTGGCTGGTGAGTTATCAGGGGGCTGGCCGACAATCTGAAGCGCTCAAGGCCGAGCTCGCCCTATGGAGCGATGGCGAGCATCTGGCGATCGCAGACGAAGCCCACCATCTCGGTGTGGAGCCGGAAGAACCGGAAGGGCCGGTATGGGGTCGCACGTTTCTGGACCTGAGCCAGAGAGCCAGGCTGCGGCTCGGTCTCACCGGAACCCCGTTCCGCGCAGACAACCTGGCGTTCTGTGCAGCGCGGAGAGTGGAGGTGGAGGAGGCCGGCGAGCGGATGGAGCAGATCCAGCCGGATCTCAGTGTGGAGCCGAGGGAACTGATCGCCGCCGGCGACGTTAGACCGCTGGAATTCCGATTCCAAGATGGATGGGTAGAACACAGCCAGGACGGTCAGCCCGACCGGGAGGTGTCGCCGTTGTCGTCTGAGCAGCGGGAGAGCTGGCGGGCGCGCAACCTGCGCAGGGCCATTCGCCTGGCGGACAGCAGCAGCATCGCCCTGCAGCTGCTGCTGCGGGCCCGAACCCAACTGGAGCGGGTTCGACAGCACCATCCCCGTGCCGCGGGCCTGGTGATTGCTCGGGACATCGACCACGCCCGAACCATCTCCTCCCTTCTCGAGGAGCAGGGCGACCGGGTGGATCTGGTTCACTCACAAGACCCAGGCGCCTCGGATCGACTCAACCGCTTTGAACGCGGCGATGCCGACTGGCTTGTGAGCATCGACATGTGCGCCGAAGGATTCGATGCTCCCCGGCTACGAGTGGTGGCCTACCTAACGACAGTGGCCACCCGCAGCCGTTTCATCCAGGGCATCACCCGGGCGGTACGCCTCTGCGGGGAACGGGCTAGCAAGGAAGCGATTCCCCGCGATCCCTCCTTTGTGTTCGCGCCAGCCGACCCCCTGTTGATGCAGTACGCACGCAACTGGTCGCTCACGGAGCCCTATCGCATTGCGGCTCCTGCTGAGCCACGGATCGCGGAGGAGACAGGCCAGGGAGGAGCGTGGCGAGGGCCCAGCCTGCCCCTGGAAGCCGTCGGCGATGGTGCCGGTGCGGTGATCCGTGTACGAACACCGGAATTACCGAAATTTTTGCAGCGCTGA
- a CDS encoding methyltransferase domain-containing protein, translating into MAEQCCGPSLDQTQAVESRYGAAAHQQEACLCTPVAFDASLLKVIPTDVVERDYGCGDPTRWVQVGDDVLDLGSGSGKNAFICSQVVGESGSVIGVDRNDDMLALSCAAAPVVANRIGFANVRFVKGAIEALDASTPSGSALIESASVDVVLSNCVLNLVNPSARAALLANIRRVLRPGGRVAISDIVCDRPVPLGLQQDPELWSGCISGAWLEDAFLADFRALGFEQVGYADRSDTPWRVVEGVEFRAVTLTGVLPRS; encoded by the coding sequence ATGGCTGAACAATGCTGTGGACCGTCTTTGGACCAGACCCAGGCCGTTGAATCCCGGTACGGAGCAGCGGCCCATCAACAGGAAGCTTGCCTTTGCACCCCTGTCGCCTTTGACGCCTCGTTGTTGAAGGTGATCCCCACGGATGTTGTGGAGCGCGACTACGGATGCGGTGATCCCACCCGATGGGTGCAGGTCGGCGACGATGTGCTCGATCTCGGAAGCGGCAGCGGCAAGAATGCCTTTATCTGCTCTCAGGTGGTGGGTGAAAGCGGATCGGTGATCGGTGTGGATCGCAACGACGACATGCTGGCCCTGTCCTGCGCGGCGGCGCCGGTCGTGGCCAATCGCATCGGATTCGCCAACGTGCGCTTTGTGAAAGGTGCGATTGAAGCCCTGGATGCTTCAACGCCATCAGGCTCCGCCTTGATTGAATCCGCCAGTGTGGATGTGGTGTTGAGCAATTGTGTGCTCAATCTGGTGAACCCCTCGGCCCGTGCTGCACTTCTGGCCAACATCCGCCGGGTGTTGCGTCCGGGTGGGCGCGTGGCCATCAGCGACATCGTTTGCGATCGGCCTGTGCCGCTGGGTCTTCAGCAGGATCCTGAACTCTGGAGCGGTTGCATCAGTGGTGCCTGGCTTGAGGATGCCTTCCTGGCCGACTTCCGTGCCCTTGGTTTTGAGCAGGTGGGCTATGCCGACCGTTCCGACACGCCCTGGAGGGTGGTGGAGGGGGTTGAGTTCCGGGCGGTCACTCTCACCGGCGTGCTCCCTCGGTCCTGA